One part of the Parasphingorhabdus sp. SCSIO 66989 genome encodes these proteins:
- a CDS encoding NAD(P)H-hydrate dehydratase: MPADHLRRDLTGRAILSVAETQAAEQAVFDSGTSVEELMQLAGEGAAELIWRIGGTTPTLILCGPGNNGGDGYVIAEYLRQKGVDVQVAAMRLPSSAAAKWAAERYQGKTVPLDQATSRPQAVDALFGTGQDRDLSPEIVSAACPLLKAAHRRIAVDLPSGIDSDSGADRESMVHYHHCIALGAYKYAHFEGYGAHICGELSLVPLPITPPDMVPLTLAKPALPAPETDSHKYRRGMVVVVGGPMTGAAILAAQAAASSGAGYVLIAGQGQVPGQLPADIIWRDTRSDASLRELLEDPRIDTVVIGPGLGRDDNARQRLAIALDADAKLMIDADALYILEREALENVASRAVLTPHSGEFTALWRLLPSDEANDYLGKIKRTQLLADGLGCTIVQKGPLSVIAAPDNSPNVDVLGSNWLSVAGTGDVLSGAIAARLATARSTPFKAAQQGQWLHSHAARLLQPPFTASQLSHALTEAVHACLDEDSSQ, from the coding sequence ATGCCAGCTGACCATCTGCGTCGTGATCTTACGGGCCGCGCCATTCTCTCGGTGGCCGAGACGCAGGCTGCTGAACAGGCGGTTTTTGACAGCGGGACATCGGTTGAAGAGCTGATGCAACTGGCTGGCGAGGGCGCTGCCGAACTGATCTGGCGTATTGGCGGCACGACCCCGACGCTGATCCTGTGCGGACCCGGTAATAATGGCGGTGACGGTTATGTTATCGCGGAATATCTGCGGCAAAAGGGTGTGGATGTTCAAGTCGCGGCTATGCGCCTGCCATCCAGTGCTGCCGCAAAATGGGCTGCCGAGCGCTATCAGGGTAAGACGGTGCCGTTAGATCAGGCGACATCAAGACCACAGGCCGTTGATGCGCTATTCGGCACCGGGCAGGATCGTGACCTTTCGCCGGAAATTGTTTCTGCCGCATGTCCTCTACTGAAAGCAGCGCATCGGCGCATCGCTGTAGACCTGCCCAGCGGCATCGACAGTGACAGCGGCGCGGACCGGGAATCCATGGTGCATTATCATCATTGCATTGCGCTTGGTGCCTATAAATATGCCCATTTTGAGGGCTATGGCGCCCATATCTGCGGCGAGCTCTCGCTGGTGCCCTTGCCGATTACTCCACCAGATATGGTGCCCTTAACGCTTGCAAAACCAGCTCTCCCGGCCCCTGAAACTGACAGCCACAAATATCGTCGCGGCATGGTTGTCGTGGTGGGTGGCCCTATGACGGGAGCGGCCATATTGGCGGCTCAGGCTGCGGCCAGCTCGGGCGCAGGCTATGTTTTGATTGCCGGGCAAGGGCAGGTGCCTGGCCAACTTCCGGCAGATATCATCTGGCGAGATACCCGGAGTGACGCATCCTTGCGCGAATTGCTGGAAGATCCGCGTATTGATACGGTAGTTATTGGTCCTGGGCTGGGCCGCGATGATAATGCACGTCAACGTCTGGCGATTGCGCTTGATGCAGATGCCAAGCTGATGATCGATGCCGATGCACTCTACATATTGGAGCGGGAAGCGCTGGAGAATGTTGCATCGCGTGCTGTTCTGACGCCGCATAGTGGCGAGTTTACGGCGCTTTGGCGCTTATTGCCCTCGGATGAGGCGAATGATTATCTCGGCAAGATCAAGCGCACCCAATTGCTGGCGGATGGGCTGGGATGCACCATTGTGCAAAAGGGACCGCTCAGCGTCATCGCTGCGCCCGATAATTCTCCGAATGTTGATGTTCTGGGTAGCAACTGGCTTTCTGTGGCCGGAACCGGCGATGTTCTGTCAGGCGCCATTGCGGCGCGACTGGCAACGGCGCGCAGCACGCCGTTTAAGGCCGCGCAACAGGGCCAATGGTTGCATAGCCATGCCGCGCGGCTCTTGCAGCCTCCGTTTACGGCATCACAGCTTAGTCATGCTTTAACAGAGGCTGTTCATGCCTGCTTGGACGAAGACAGCAGCCAATGA
- a CDS encoding class I SAM-dependent RNA methyltransferase gives MTEDDRLIVRLAARGDGVTASGQHIPGAAPGDKVREDGGLEHGPHHVTPPCRHYDLCGGCSLQHVDEESYAGFLSDRVASALAAQKLTDIAIAQPHISPPFSRRRTSLRAIRHGRSLNLGFNTAQSHRVVDVVQCDVLHPDLLSLIAALRALLQDWEDPRLNLTIYLNLADQGIDCALKNIDPDSLEKYEKLTDFASQQQLARLVIDRGDGWETLYEPEPVTVSFDGHAVNTPPNSFLQATVQGEAALVEAVRHGLGDAKIIADLFCGIGTFALNLVQGRKVYAAEAGRDAILGLKAAAGRAGLPVFTEHRDLYRRPLSEQEISRFEAVIIDPPRAGAKEQVQMIAQSDLARLVYVSCNPSTFARDAKLLCDAGWVLQQVQPVGQFLWSTHVELVGTFLRSAD, from the coding sequence ATGACCGAAGATGACCGGCTGATTGTCCGCCTCGCAGCACGCGGCGATGGTGTCACTGCGTCAGGACAGCATATTCCCGGTGCTGCCCCCGGCGATAAAGTACGCGAGGATGGCGGTCTGGAGCATGGACCGCATCACGTCACGCCGCCCTGCCGCCATTATGATCTGTGCGGCGGCTGCTCGCTGCAACATGTCGATGAGGAGAGCTATGCCGGTTTTCTAAGTGATCGGGTGGCGTCCGCATTGGCGGCACAGAAGTTGACCGATATTGCGATAGCCCAACCGCATATCTCGCCGCCGTTCAGCCGCAGACGGACATCGCTGCGCGCCATTCGCCATGGCAGGAGCCTGAACCTGGGCTTCAATACGGCGCAATCACACCGTGTTGTGGATGTCGTGCAATGCGATGTTCTGCACCCCGATTTGCTCAGTCTAATTGCTGCGCTGCGAGCGCTTTTGCAGGACTGGGAAGATCCGCGGCTCAATCTGACAATTTATCTGAATCTTGCCGATCAAGGTATTGATTGTGCACTCAAGAATATCGACCCTGACAGCCTCGAAAAATATGAGAAGCTGACCGATTTCGCCAGCCAACAGCAATTGGCGCGTCTGGTGATAGATCGCGGCGATGGCTGGGAAACGCTGTACGAGCCGGAACCGGTGACGGTCAGCTTTGATGGCCATGCCGTCAATACGCCGCCGAACAGTTTCTTGCAGGCCACTGTGCAGGGGGAGGCTGCCTTGGTGGAGGCAGTGCGTCATGGTTTGGGCGACGCCAAAATCATTGCCGATCTGTTTTGCGGCATCGGAACATTTGCGCTCAATCTGGTGCAAGGGCGTAAAGTCTATGCTGCCGAGGCCGGGCGTGACGCGATATTGGGGCTGAAGGCTGCAGCGGGCAGGGCGGGGCTTCCGGTCTTTACCGAACATCGCGATCTCTACCGTCGGCCACTATCAGAGCAGGAAATATCGCGTTTTGAAGCAGTTATCATCGATCCTCCGCGCGCAGGTGCCAAAGAACAGGTGCAGATGATTGCGCAGTCTGATCTGGCCAGACTGGTCTATGTCAGCTGCAACCCGTCAACCTTTGCCCGCGATGCCAAGTTGCTTTGCGATGCGGGATGGGTTTTACAGCAGGTGCAGCCTGTAGGACAGTTTCTGTGGTCCACCCATGTCGAGTTGGTCGGGACCTTTTTGCGATCGGCCGATTAG
- a CDS encoding carbon-nitrogen hydrolase family protein encodes MPKTLTAAIVQAAPVPLAIGDGINQLIEHIDQAAKNGAQLIAFGETFLGGYPLWLDEASDAALWDHPGSKALHRIMLDNAIVEGDPRLEPVQELVDRHDVMVSVGAHQRIRNSLYNNQMLFRPGQHPLNHRKLVPTHGERLIWMRGDGSTLETHCANDGTMVGSLICWENWMPLARAAMHNQGEQIHVAAWPTVRESYSIASRHYAFEGRCFVLAAGTVQHRDNVLEGLERAGGNAEARALLEQMPEGQLQRGNSQIIAPDTEILAEAGSQSEVISAELDLNSIGEGLASLDVDGHYSRPDVFELSVNRRPQDGVVWQS; translated from the coding sequence ATGCCCAAGACTCTTACCGCTGCCATAGTTCAGGCTGCTCCAGTCCCGCTCGCCATAGGTGATGGCATAAACCAGCTGATCGAACATATCGACCAGGCCGCAAAGAATGGCGCGCAGCTGATTGCTTTTGGCGAGACCTTTCTGGGTGGCTATCCGCTTTGGCTGGATGAGGCATCAGATGCCGCTCTATGGGATCATCCGGGCAGTAAAGCATTGCATCGGATCATGCTGGACAATGCCATTGTCGAGGGTGATCCACGCTTGGAACCGGTGCAGGAACTGGTCGACCGCCATGACGTCATGGTGTCGGTGGGCGCGCATCAGCGGATACGCAACTCCTTGTATAATAATCAGATGCTGTTCCGACCGGGACAGCACCCGCTGAACCATCGCAAGCTGGTACCGACCCATGGTGAACGGCTGATCTGGATGCGCGGCGATGGTTCGACACTGGAAACGCATTGTGCCAATGATGGGACGATGGTTGGCAGCTTGATCTGCTGGGAAAACTGGATGCCATTGGCCCGCGCAGCGATGCATAATCAGGGTGAGCAAATCCATGTGGCCGCATGGCCGACGGTGCGTGAGAGCTATTCGATAGCCTCTCGCCATTATGCATTTGAAGGGCGATGTTTTGTTCTTGCGGCCGGCACAGTGCAGCATCGCGACAATGTTCTCGAAGGCCTTGAGCGTGCCGGTGGCAATGCCGAAGCACGCGCCTTGCTCGAGCAGATGCCCGAAGGTCAGCTACAACGCGGAAACAGCCAGATTATCGCGCCGGATACCGAAATCCTTGCCGAGGCCGGCAGTCAGAGCGAAGTGATAAGCGCTGAGCTGGATTTGAATAGCATCGGTGAAGGCTTGGCTTCGCTGGACGTTGATGGCCATTATTCACGACCCGATGTGTTTGAACTGAGCGTCAATCGGCGACCGCAGGATGGTGTGGTCTGGCAGAGCTAA
- a CDS encoding MAPEG family protein: MPGFILQPVVALLVWSMVMWVWMYATRIPAMNKANIDATNMVGSKGGDFDHTLPPEVQWKAHNYNHLMEQPTLFYATAIVLHLLGLGTGLNLMLAWGYVVLRIVHSLVQVTVNRVVVRFAVFALASLCLIAMIVHAAIAVFISHG; the protein is encoded by the coding sequence ATGCCCGGATTTATCCTGCAGCCGGTGGTCGCACTGCTTGTCTGGAGCATGGTGATGTGGGTGTGGATGTACGCCACCCGCATCCCTGCCATGAACAAGGCCAATATCGACGCCACCAATATGGTGGGTAGCAAGGGCGGAGATTTTGACCATACGCTGCCGCCCGAAGTCCAGTGGAAAGCGCATAATTACAATCATTTGATGGAGCAACCTACGCTATTCTATGCAACTGCGATTGTGCTCCATCTGCTCGGACTGGGCACCGGCCTCAATCTGATGCTTGCCTGGGGCTATGTCGTTCTGCGGATCGTGCATAGTCTTGTGCAAGTCACGGTAAACCGGGTTGTTGTCCGTTTCGCCGTGTTTGCGCTGGCCAGCCTGTGTTTGATAGCCATGATTGTGCATGCAGCCATTGCGGTATTCATTTCGCACGGCTGA
- a CDS encoding MAPEG family protein: MNTALLVPAIVLVLWTLIMLFWMAGTRLPALKKLGIDMSAQPGGRGPDVDPVVPPQVAWKSHNHTHLMEQPTLFYATVIILTLSDSVSTLTIGVTWAYVGLRIAHSLWQSLVNTVMIRFMLFLAATICLIALALTALLNML, from the coding sequence ATGAACACTGCCCTTCTTGTACCCGCAATCGTACTTGTTCTCTGGACCCTTATCATGCTGTTCTGGATGGCCGGAACCCGGCTGCCAGCGCTGAAGAAACTGGGCATCGATATGAGCGCGCAGCCCGGCGGTCGCGGCCCGGACGTTGACCCGGTGGTACCGCCACAGGTCGCATGGAAGTCACATAACCATACGCATTTGATGGAACAGCCGACACTGTTCTACGCGACTGTGATCATCTTGACCCTTTCGGACAGCGTTTCCACTCTCACCATCGGCGTGACCTGGGCCTATGTTGGCCTGCGCATCGCCCACAGCCTGTGGCAGTCGCTGGTCAATACCGTGATGATCCGCTTCATGCTTTTCCTTGCAGCGACCATCTGCCTGATTGCGCTTGCATTGACGGCTTTACTCAACATGCTGTGA
- a CDS encoding type III PLP-dependent enzyme: MSSFPDATALIDRLQPDQPVTLNRPHAAHRAARHFVEHFPGKSLYAVKANPSPELLSHLWDAGITHYDVASIAEVRIVAETLPEAVLCFMHPVKTREAIREAYFTHGVRIFSLDSEDELTKIREATNDADDLTLCVRIRVSSEHAELSLAAKFGAVGDEITPLLQESRQVADTLGICFHVGSQAMTPHAYVQALERVRAAIVDASVTVDIVDVGGGFPSLYPDMTPPPLRDYFGIIDRTFESLPISYSAELWCEPGRALCAEYNSLIVRVERRRGHELYINDGAYGALFDAAHIGWRFPVKALGNDDEHYIEFSFFGPTCDDLDHMAGPFLLPESIRAGDYIEIGMIGAYGAAMRTAFNGFGDTLQFDVEDAPMASLYDGSQTGLLSADNVISFSR, translated from the coding sequence TTGTCCAGCTTCCCAGATGCCACAGCGCTGATTGACAGGCTCCAGCCTGACCAGCCCGTAACGCTTAACCGTCCGCATGCCGCGCACCGTGCCGCGCGCCATTTTGTTGAGCATTTCCCCGGCAAGTCGCTTTATGCGGTCAAAGCCAATCCGTCTCCCGAATTGCTCAGCCACCTCTGGGACGCAGGCATTACCCATTATGATGTCGCCTCGATTGCCGAGGTGCGGATTGTCGCGGAAACGCTGCCTGAGGCGGTGCTGTGCTTTATGCATCCGGTGAAGACGCGCGAAGCAATCCGCGAAGCCTATTTTACCCATGGTGTGCGCATCTTCTCCCTCGACAGTGAGGATGAGCTGACGAAGATCCGTGAGGCCACCAATGACGCCGATGATCTGACGCTTTGCGTGCGTATCCGGGTTTCGTCCGAACATGCAGAACTCAGCCTTGCGGCAAAATTTGGCGCCGTCGGTGATGAGATCACCCCGCTTTTGCAGGAAAGTCGCCAAGTGGCCGATACGCTGGGCATCTGCTTCCATGTTGGCAGTCAGGCGATGACCCCGCATGCCTATGTCCAGGCTTTGGAGCGGGTGCGTGCGGCGATTGTCGATGCCTCGGTTACGGTGGATATTGTCGATGTGGGTGGCGGTTTTCCGTCACTTTATCCTGATATGACCCCGCCGCCGCTGCGTGACTATTTTGGCATTATCGACCGTACCTTTGAAAGCCTGCCGATCAGCTATTCGGCCGAATTATGGTGCGAGCCGGGTCGTGCGCTCTGTGCGGAATATAACAGCCTGATCGTCCGCGTCGAACGTAGGCGCGGCCATGAGCTCTATATCAATGACGGTGCCTATGGCGCACTGTTCGATGCCGCGCATATTGGCTGGCGCTTCCCGGTTAAGGCGCTCGGCAATGATGACGAGCATTATATCGAGTTCAGCTTTTTCGGGCCGACCTGCGATGATCTCGACCATATGGCGGGGCCGTTTCTGCTACCCGAAAGTATCAGGGCCGGGGACTATATCGAAATCGGCATGATCGGTGCCTATGGCGCGGCGATGCGCACCGCCTTTAACGGCTTTGGCGACACACTGCAGTTCGACGTTGAGGATGCGCCAATGGCCAGCCTTTATGACGGCAGCCAGACCGGGCTGCTCTCAGCGGACAATGTCATCAGCTTTTCGCGATAA
- a CDS encoding carboxynorspermidine decarboxylase translates to METKAGDPGAFAHFDLHRVPSPAFVIDEAKLRTNLEVLADIKHRSGAHILSALKAFSMWEVAPLIGEYLDGVCASGLWEARLGYDKYEGEIATYSPAYKAAELPEIAAISDHLIFNTPGQIATHSALIRGLRDGGEQFDIGLRINPMTPLGEVAKYDPCSPHSRLGFPIDQLNEAHFETIDGLHFHTLCEQNFEPLYETWEAIVPYIADHVDQLKWLNLGGGHHITRDDYNREELVAFLEDLRETSGCEVYLEPGEAVALDAGILVGEILDVFDNDMPVAITDVSATCHMPDVIEAPYRPAMLHEQRDGEAVRLGGPSCLAGDVIGDYRLPGPAEPGLRFAFLDQAHYSMVKTTTFNGVALPSIWLWNSETDELRCVKEFDWTTFRDRLS, encoded by the coding sequence ATGGAAACCAAAGCCGGAGACCCGGGCGCCTTTGCCCATTTTGATCTGCACCGCGTGCCCTCGCCCGCTTTTGTAATCGATGAGGCCAAGCTGCGCACCAATCTGGAAGTGCTGGCCGATATCAAGCACCGCTCCGGCGCGCATATCCTGTCGGCGCTCAAGGCTTTCTCCATGTGGGAAGTCGCGCCGCTGATCGGCGAGTATCTCGATGGTGTCTGCGCTTCGGGCCTTTGGGAAGCCCGGCTCGGCTATGACAAATATGAAGGTGAAATCGCCACCTATTCACCTGCCTATAAGGCGGCTGAACTACCCGAAATCGCCGCAATCTCTGATCATCTGATCTTCAACACACCTGGTCAGATCGCAACGCATAGCGCACTTATACGTGGCCTGCGCGATGGTGGTGAGCAATTTGATATCGGCCTGCGCATCAACCCGATGACACCGCTTGGTGAAGTTGCGAAATATGACCCGTGCAGCCCGCATAGCCGACTTGGCTTTCCTATTGATCAACTCAATGAAGCCCATTTTGAAACCATAGACGGCCTGCATTTCCACACGCTGTGCGAGCAGAATTTTGAGCCGCTCTATGAGACATGGGAAGCGATTGTGCCCTATATCGCCGACCATGTTGATCAGCTGAAATGGCTCAACCTTGGCGGCGGCCATCATATCACCCGCGATGATTATAACCGCGAGGAACTGGTCGCGTTTCTTGAGGATTTGCGCGAGACATCAGGGTGCGAGGTTTACCTCGAGCCGGGTGAAGCTGTCGCGCTGGATGCCGGGATATTGGTAGGTGAAATACTCGACGTGTTTGACAATGATATGCCTGTCGCGATCACCGATGTGTCCGCCACCTGCCACATGCCCGATGTGATCGAGGCGCCGTATCGCCCGGCCATGCTGCATGAACAACGCGATGGCGAGGCGGTGCGGCTGGGCGGCCCATCCTGTCTTGCGGGGGATGTTATCGGCGACTATCGCCTGCCAGGGCCCGCAGAACCGGGCCTGCGCTTCGCCTTTCTCGATCAAGCGCATTATTCGATGGTCAAGACAACCACGTTTAACGGGGTTGCCCTGCCCTCAATCTGGCTGTGGAACAGCGAAACCGATGAGCTGCGCTGTGTCAAAGAGTTTGACTGGACGACATTCCGGGATCGGTTGAGCTGA
- a CDS encoding MFS transporter yields the protein MNKARTINQDIPQDSALLSGTRLYLLAFASAIVTANAYYIHPIVAMVAEDFGVGKALIGAVPALNQIALAVGIFFLLPLGDRLGNAKLAAWFSAAQFVSVVIMALAGNFALFVIGSMLLGLFTITPYLVPAYVSKRTDPAKMGHAMAVLTTGIILGILGARLGAGLVGEYFGWRNVYYIAAVLMLIFSVLLPMIMRQPRSESVAISDISYGALLASTLPMAWQYKHVLLSGTIQGLNFGIFLSLWMGIGLHLPTIGYGSDVVGYLTAIAIVNLFSTPMLGRWSDRVSATRARMTMAMVQMVGVVLLFFSGGSIWLLIVPIVILNIVGPVIDISGRASFLTETPEIRTRLMTIYIMLMFTGGGLASWAGTAVYAAAGWFGTAMLVLVMSLLVTGLSAVGMRR from the coding sequence GTGAACAAAGCGCGGACCATCAATCAGGATATACCGCAAGACAGCGCTTTGCTGTCCGGTACCCGCCTGTATCTGCTCGCCTTTGCCAGCGCGATTGTCACTGCCAATGCCTATTACATTCACCCCATCGTTGCGATGGTGGCCGAGGATTTCGGCGTCGGAAAGGCGCTGATCGGAGCGGTACCCGCGCTGAACCAGATCGCGCTGGCGGTAGGCATTTTCTTCCTGCTGCCTCTGGGTGACAGGCTCGGCAACGCCAAGCTGGCGGCATGGTTTTCTGCCGCGCAATTTGTCTCGGTCGTCATCATGGCGCTGGCGGGCAATTTTGCTCTGTTTGTCATCGGATCAATGCTGCTCGGCCTGTTCACCATCACGCCCTATCTGGTGCCTGCCTATGTCTCCAAGCGCACTGATCCGGCGAAAATGGGGCACGCCATGGCGGTGCTTACCACCGGGATTATCCTCGGCATATTGGGCGCGCGCCTCGGCGCAGGGCTGGTCGGCGAGTATTTTGGCTGGCGCAATGTCTATTATATCGCGGCGGTGCTGATGCTGATCTTCTCGGTGCTGTTGCCGATGATCATGCGCCAGCCGCGATCCGAAAGCGTGGCGATCAGCGATATCTCCTATGGCGCGCTGTTGGCCTCGACCCTGCCCATGGCGTGGCAGTATAAGCATGTGTTGCTCTCCGGCACGATACAGGGGCTTAATTTCGGCATATTCCTGTCGCTGTGGATGGGCATTGGCCTGCATCTGCCGACCATCGGCTATGGCTCGGATGTCGTCGGCTATCTCACCGCGATTGCGATCGTCAATCTGTTCAGTACCCCTATGCTCGGTCGCTGGAGCGACCGTGTCAGCGCCACCCGCGCGCGGATGACCATGGCGATGGTGCAGATGGTGGGGGTTGTCCTGCTGTTCTTTTCCGGCGGGAGTATCTGGCTGCTGATCGTGCCAATAGTGATCTTGAATATTGTCGGCCCGGTGATCGATATTTCCGGGCGCGCCTCTTTTCTCACCGAAACCCCCGAAATCCGCACGCGGCTGATGACGATCTACATCATGCTGATGTTTACCGGCGGCGGTCTGGCGAGCTGGGCCGGGACGGCGGTTTATGCCGCTGCCGGGTGGTTCGGCACGGCGATGCTGGTGCTGGTGATGTCACTATTGGTGACGGGATTGTCGGCGGTTGGGATGCGTAGGTAA
- a CDS encoding saccharopine dehydrogenase family protein, with product MGKILVIGAGGVGSVAVHKMAQLQAAGRDTFAHIVLASRTVAKCEAIAQSVKERTGVTIETHALDADDVPATVALINQVAPDLVCNLALPYQDLAIMDACLETGVHYMDTANYEPRDEAKFEYHWQWAYHDRFKEAGIMALLGSGFDPGVTSVFAAYLKKHYLDRIDTLDILDCNGGDHGQHFATNFNPEINIREVTAPARHWENGEWVETPALSHKQTFDFEGVGEKNMYLMYHEEIESLKTHIPEIQRIRFWMTFGDAYLTHLEVLQNVGMTRIDPVIYEGKEIIPLQFLKAVLPEPASLGETTKGKTNIGDIATGIAKDGSEKTYYINNICDHEAAYAETGNQAVSYTTGVPAMIGAALILDGVWSGEGVFNMEQMDPDPFMEMLNQHGLPWQVKELDGPLDF from the coding sequence TTGGGCAAGATATTGGTCATTGGCGCAGGCGGAGTCGGGTCGGTTGCGGTGCATAAAATGGCGCAATTACAGGCTGCGGGCCGCGATACCTTCGCGCATATCGTTCTGGCGAGCCGCACGGTTGCCAAATGCGAGGCGATTGCTCAATCGGTCAAGGAGCGCACCGGCGTTACCATAGAAACCCATGCCCTCGATGCCGATGATGTGCCCGCCACGGTAGCGCTGATTAATCAGGTTGCGCCTGATCTCGTCTGCAATCTGGCGCTGCCTTATCAGGACCTGGCGATCATGGATGCCTGCCTCGAGACCGGTGTGCATTATATGGACACCGCCAATTATGAGCCGCGCGACGAGGCCAAGTTCGAATATCACTGGCAATGGGCCTATCATGATCGCTTCAAAGAGGCGGGGATTATGGCGCTGCTCGGCTCGGGCTTTGACCCCGGCGTGACCAGTGTCTTCGCCGCATACCTCAAGAAACATTATCTCGACCGCATCGACACGCTCGATATTCTCGACTGCAATGGCGGCGATCACGGCCAGCATTTCGCGACCAATTTCAACCCGGAAATCAATATCCGCGAGGTCACCGCCCCGGCGCGGCATTGGGAGAATGGCGAATGGGTCGAAACCCCGGCGCTGAGCCATAAGCAGACATTCGATTTCGAAGGTGTCGGCGAGAAGAATATGTACCTCATGTATCATGAGGAGATTGAGAGCCTGAAAACCCATATTCCGGAAATCCAGCGCATCCGCTTCTGGATGACCTTTGGCGATGCCTATCTGACGCATCTGGAAGTGCTGCAAAATGTCGGCATGACCCGGATCGATCCGGTGATCTATGAAGGCAAAGAGATTATCCCGCTGCAATTTTTGAAAGCGGTGCTGCCCGAACCCGCCTCACTTGGCGAGACCACCAAGGGAAAAACCAATATCGGCGATATCGCCACTGGCATCGCCAAGGATGGTTCGGAAAAAACCTATTATATCAACAATATCTGCGACCATGAGGCGGCCTATGCCGAAACCGGCAACCAGGCAGTGAGTTATACCACCGGCGTCCCGGCAATGATCGGCGCGGCTTTGATATTGGATGGTGTGTGGTCAGGCGAAGGCGTGTTCAACATGGAACAGATGGACCCTGATCCGTTTATGGAGATGCTGAACCAGCATGGCCTGCCCTGGCAGGTGAAAGAGCTGGACGGGCCGTTGGACTTTTAA
- a CDS encoding threonine ammonia-lyase produces the protein MTAPSHLLHPGRKPSAEGVERAAHKIGAILPPTPLLPLEVDGRTIWCKAECLQPIGAFKIRGGWHRLTDLTEEQREKGVVAFSSGNHAQGVAWAAQKLGISAVIIMPGDAPAAKMQATKQMGAEVITYDRMTGSREAMAADIAEQTGATIVPSFDDPWIIEGQGSCGFEICEQMIAQTGQVPDQLIACCGGGGLAAGSALANPEAEVVVVEPEGWDDMRRSLELGEIVPVGDNPPPTRCDALQTMRVSPLTFEVLHQRGAKGIAVTEAEVEHAMRVAFAKLHLVLEPGGAVALAAALVGKVPLTDSTAITLSGGNVDAAVYAQIVANGDG, from the coding sequence ATGACTGCACCAAGCCACTTATTGCACCCGGGCCGCAAACCCTCAGCCGAAGGCGTGGAGCGCGCGGCACACAAGATCGGCGCAATATTGCCGCCAACACCATTGCTGCCGCTGGAGGTCGATGGCCGCACCATCTGGTGCAAGGCAGAGTGCTTACAACCCATAGGCGCATTCAAGATACGCGGTGGCTGGCATCGGCTGACCGATCTGACCGAGGAACAGCGCGAGAAGGGCGTCGTTGCCTTTTCGAGCGGCAACCATGCGCAAGGTGTTGCCTGGGCAGCACAGAAGCTCGGCATATCGGCGGTGATCATAATGCCCGGCGATGCCCCGGCGGCAAAGATGCAGGCGACCAAGCAAATGGGCGCAGAGGTTATCACCTATGACCGTATGACTGGTTCGCGTGAGGCGATGGCGGCGGATATCGCCGAACAGACCGGCGCGACGATTGTGCCGAGCTTTGATGATCCCTGGATTATCGAGGGGCAGGGCAGTTGCGGTTTTGAGATATGCGAACAGATGATCGCGCAGACTGGCCAGGTGCCCGATCAGCTTATCGCCTGTTGCGGCGGCGGCGGGCTGGCAGCGGGCAGCGCGCTGGCCAATCCGGAAGCGGAAGTGGTTGTCGTAGAGCCCGAGGGCTGGGACGATATGCGCCGCTCGCTGGAATTGGGCGAGATTGTGCCTGTCGGGGATAACCCACCGCCAACACGCTGCGACGCCTTGCAGACGATGCGTGTCTCGCCACTCACCTTTGAGGTTCTGCATCAGCGGGGTGCGAAAGGGATAGCCGTTACCGAAGCCGAAGTGGAACACGCCATGCGCGTCGCTTTTGCCAAGCTGCACTTGGTGCTGGAACCCGGTGGTGCGGTCGCACTGGCTGCGGCTCTTGTGGGCAAGGTACCGCTGACCGACAGCACCGCAATCACCTTATCGGGCGGCAATGTTGATGCGGCTGTCTATGCGCAGATAGTGGCAAATGGTGACGGATGA